The following nucleotide sequence is from Pseudomonas sessilinigenes.
CGCCAGGATCGGGAATTGCAGGGCGTTGATCGACGCCGACTTGCCCAGGTTGTTCGCACCGTAGACCGACAGCGGCTCTTCCAGGGGGAACAGGCCCAGGCTGTAGCCAGCGGTGTTCAAAAGGGCAAAGCGGCGGATGCCGTAGCGTTCCTTGCTCATGCGTCGAGCTCCTGTTCTTCGGCGATGGCCCGGGCCAGCGCGTCTTCTTCACTTTCCTCGGACTCGTCGAATTCGCTCAGGTCCAGCGGGTCATCGGTTTGCAGCAGTTTCTCGTCGCTGTCCTCGTCCACCAGCACCGGGGTCGGCAATGGCAGCACGCTGTGCAGGCTGGCCGCCAGGTCGCGGTCTTGCTGTACCGACAGGCAGACGTCGAGGAAGCGGTGCATCGGCGGCAGGAAGCGGTAGATCCCCGGTTCCTCCAGGGCGAAGCCCAGCTGGGTCATGCGGCGCATGATCTTTTCTTCCAGCTCTTCCTGGGTTTGCACCTCGGCCTGGATGAACAGGTCGCGGTACTTGTCCAGCAGCGAGGGCAGCTCGTCGCGGCCCAGGCTGCCGCCGTCGAGCACGGCGATCGGGTCGCGGCCCTGGTCGGCCAGGTGCTCCACCAGGATGAAGGTGAACAGCGCCAGGCGTTGGGCGGTCTTGTTCACCTGCGCGGCGGCGTTGTCCGGCACGAAGTAATAGAAGCCGCGGGTATCGCACACCAGCTCGAAGCCCAGGGCCTTGAACAGGGTGCGGTACTGGTCCTGGAAGTTCGACAGTTGCGCGTACAGCTCCGGATCGCGGCGGCTGACGTGGTAGCCCTTGAACAGCTCGCGGAAGATCGGCGCCAGCTGGGACAGTTCGGAAAGATCAAGATGCATTGGCATTACTCGCAGTTTGCTCGGGCTGGTCGTCGCGAGCCGAGAGCAGGGCGAAGGAGCGCAGGCTGACCTGGTGCTCCTGGGTGTGGTATTCGCGGCGTTCGAGACGCTCGCGCTTGAAGCGTTTTTCCCGGGACAAGCGGGAGAACCAGTACAGCAACTCGTCGGTGGCGCCGTCCGGTTCCTGGTCCAGCAGCCAGCTCATCAGGTCCGGCATCGGCAGCGCGTTCTCGCAGCGTTCGAGCATTTCCCGGACCGTGCGTGGCGCCTTGGGGGCCAGGCCCTTGTGGGTCTTGTGGGCCTTGGGGAAGCGCGCCGGCTTGGGCTCGAAGCGGGCCAGGGCGTAGACATAGGCCTCCACCTGGCCGGAGCTGCCGAGGAAGGTACTCTGCGGGCGGGTGAACATCGGCATCGCCGCCTGGGGCACCGCGTCGATGCCCTTGCGCCGGATGACCGACAGGGCCAGGGCGGCGCCACGGGTCACGGCATTGTGCCGGCGGGCCTCTTCGCGCAGCGGCAGCAGCAGTTCCCGGGCATGGCGCAGGGTCAACTGGGCGCTGGTCTGCATCTCCAGGATCCGCGCGTGGGTGCGCAGCAGCATGTCGTCGTCCACCAGGTGGCCCAGGCGCTGCTGTTCGGTGAGCATGCGCAGCAGCACGTTCTCCACCTTGCGCACGCCCTGCTCGAACGCGCCGTCGGCGTTCACCAGCTGGATCATCGGCTCGACGTATTCGTCCCAGGTGGCCAGCACCTCGGCGTAGCGCTGGCGCAGGGGGATCTGCCGGTCGCTGGTCTTGGCCCGTTCGGCCACTGCCACCAGGGCCTGTTCGTCGTTGGCAAGTTTCTTCAGGACATCGCGTACCCGCATGTCCAGCAGGCGCAACTGGCGCGCCAGGTCGTGGCCGTCGCGGATCTCGAAGGCGTCCTGGATGTAGCCTGCCAGGCGCTCCAGGTGGCGCAGGTAGGCTTCGATCTCCAGGCACAGGCCCAGGCGGTGTTCACGCCGCAGGTAGGCGAGGAAGTCGTGGATCTGCGCGTTGAGCTCGAAGCGGTTCGGGCTTTTCGCCACCGGGACCAGGATGTCCAGGCGTATCCATACGTCCAGCAGGTTGGTGATGTCCTGGGGCGTACTGTCCAGTTGCTGGGTGGCCAGTTGTGAGCGCAGTTCGGCAAGACTCAGGGTGCCTTGGTCGAAGTGCTCGCACAGTGGCTCCAGAAGTGCCCAGTGTTCGGCTAGGGCGCGCAACACGCGCTTGGGTTCGATCATCGGAATGGCCGGCTGGTTGGCAATGAAAAGCGGCGATTGTACTGCATCAGGGGGCTGACAATTCACCCCCGGGCCCAGCTAAGAGACGGACTGTCGCTTTTGGGCCTCATCAACTGCGGGCGATCTTCGGCGAAGGACGGTAGAATCCCCCACCTCAGTTATCCACAAGTGGCCGACCCTTGCTTATCGAGTCCCGTCGTCGCGCTTATCTGTCCGCCATGCAGGTGGTCAGTTGGTTGCCGCGCAGCGAATTGCCCTTTGCCGCCCCCTCGCGCCCCGAACTGCTGGTTTTGCCGGAGCCGGTGGTGGAGGCGCCGCCTGCGCCCGTCGCCGAGGCCCGGGCCGCAGCGGCCCCGGTGGTGCGCAGTGTCGAGCGGCCGAAGATCGAAGTGCCGCGCCCGGCTGCGGCCTCTGCCCGCCCGGCCGCCAAGCCCGTGGTCGAGGACGAGGAAGCCGCCCCGGTGGTCAAGGCGCCGGTGGTGCCACCGCCGCGCTTCGCCCTGCAACTGTTGCGGGCCGGACGTTGCCTGTTGCTGGTGGAATTGCCCACCGGCGAGGCGTTCCAGAGCCGCGACCCAGCCTACCTGCTGCTCAAGGACATGCTGCGCGCCGCCGGCCTGCCGGACAGCCCGCAGATCCTCGCCGAGCCGGTGAGCTGGCCGCGCCTGACCCGGGGCAACCTGGACCAGGGCCCCGAGGCCGCACGGGATTTCGTCCAGGCCTTTGTCGGCATGCGGGTCGAAGAACAACCCTGTGCCTGCCTGTGGCTGGTAGGCCTGCCGGCCATACGTTTTGCCGGCGAGGCCGATGCCGAGGCTTACAACCGCGAACTGGAGGTCGAAGGCCTGGGTTCGGCCTGGGCCTTGCCCGGGCTGGAGTTGTTGATGGAAGAGCCACAGCGCAAGGCCGATGTCTGGCAAGCCATGCGCCGGTTGATGGCGCGCTGGAAAAGCAATGATGAGTAAGAGTAGCGATGAGTGACGCGTTGACCTTCCGCCTGGCCACCGAGGCGGACCTGGATGCCATCCTGAAGATCGAATATGCCGCGTTCAGCCACCCCTGGACCCGCGGCATCTTCATGGATGCCTTCAAATCCTATGAAGTCTGGCTGATGTTCGAAGGCAGCCAGCAAGTGGGGCACGGGGTGATCCAGGTGATCATCGACGAGGCCCACCTGCTGAACATCACCGTCAAGCCGGAAAACCAGGGCCGCGGCCTGGGCCTGCACCTGCTGGAGGCACTGATGAAGCGCGCCTACCAGAAGGACGCTCGGGAATGCTTCCTGGAAGTGCGCTCCAGTAACCAGACCGCCTATCGGCTCTATGAACGTTATGGCTTCAATGAAGTCGGGCGTCGCCGCGACTACTACCCCGCAGTAGGTGGGCGCGAAGACGCCCTGGTCATGGCCTGCACCCTGGTGGACTGAGTCCCGGTCGGCTGGCGGCAGGCCATGTTCGATTCAGGGCTTGCCGTCCAGTGGCTTGCGCCTGGCCAGTTCGGCTTCATCCAGACCGACGCCACCCCCGATATCCCTTTCATCGACGATACTCAGGTCCCAGTCGGCCGGTTTGTTGGCCCCCTGTTCCCAAGCGGAACGGGCGCCATCCTCGGGGATCAGGATCTCCGGGCTGAGGTCGTCATCGGTTGAGCCGTCTTCGGTGATTGTGTGGCCATGGCCGCTGCCGGGAGCCAGGTCATTGAAGTGCAACTCCTCCATGGAGCCCATGCGGTCCTGGTCATCATCGATGGGAGCGGGCTGTACAGCCCTGTAGGGGCGTCGTGATTCAGTCATGGCGACTACTCATGCTCAGGGGCGGACAAGGCGGTAGACCCGGCCCCATCGGTGAAGATTCCCCCTCCAGGGATGAACGGTATCTGAGTCTCCCGCGTGACCCCGACCGATGGTCGTCTGTCAAACCTGCGCATCATTCCTGAGGCTTCACAGCATGAACGAACTACAAGACCTGATTGATAACAACGAGCGTTGGGCCGAAGCGATCAAGCAGCAGGATCCGGATTTCTTCTCCAAGCTCGCTCGCCAGCAGACGCCGGAGTACCTGTGGATCGGCTGTTCGGACGCGCGAGTGCCTGCCAACGAGATCGTCGGCATGTTGCCAGGCGACCTGTTCGTACACCGCAATGTGGCCAACGTGGTACTGCACACCGACCTCAATTGCCTGTCGGTGATCCAGTACGCGGTAGACGTACTCAAGGTCAAGCACATCCTGGTCACCGGCCACTACGGTTGCGGTGGCGTGCGGGCTTCGATGCAGGATCGCCAGCTGGGCCTGATCGATGGCTGGCTGCGGTCGATCCGCGACCTGTACTACGAGCATCGCGAGGCGCTGGGACAACTGGCCACGGAGGAGGAGCGGGTCGATCGCCTGTGTGAATTGAACGTGATCCAGCAAGTGGCCAACGTCGGCCACACCAGCATCGTGCAGAACGCCTGGCACCGCGGTCAGAGCCTGTCGATCCACGGCTGCATCTATGGCATCAAGGATGGTCGCTGGAAGAGCCTGAACACCACCATCAGTGGCTCCGAGCAGTTGCCGCCGCAGTACCGCCTGCGCCCGGTGGGCGCAGTCTAGGCCCTCCACCGTGTAGCGCTGCAGGCGATAGCCGCTGCAGCGCTACAGAGGCTTTACAGGTGTGGCACCTCGGTGCTCGGGGCAGGCGCCGGGGCCTTGAGCTGGTCGAGCTGGAGCTTGACCGGCGCGCTGCTGCATTTGGCCGCGGCCTGCTGCTCGTCCAGCTTGCGCACCGAGGTGTAGAACATCTCGCAAGTCTGCACCTTCTGCGTGACTTGCCAGGTCTGGGTGCAGCGGTCGAGCAGTACCTTGGCGTCGCTCCCGGGCTTGCTGCCCATGCCAGCCTGCCAGCAGGCCGCACTCAAATCCTGCCCCATGACCTTCAAGCCGGCGGCATCGGCCTTGGCCTGGTCATTGTCGTAGTTGGCCGGGTCCGCCGCGTACCAGATGTAGCTGGGGTGGTTGGAGCCCAGCACCGGCACCTTGAGGCCCTCGCTGGGGCTGATCTGTGCCAGGCCCAGCACATTGACCGTGACCCCGTACTGTTGCTTGAGCCAGCTGCGTACCGGCGCGCCGAAGGCCACCATCGGCAAGGCCACGCCTTTGGCACCCTGGCTGACCTGCTTGACCATGGTGGTCTGGTAGCTGTTGAAGTAGCTGTAGACGCCTTCCAGGTCCTTGCCTGCGTTGGATGGAGCGGCGATAGGTGCGATGTCGACGATGGTCTGGTAGGCCGGGGTCTGCGTACTGGCGATGCCATTGGCGGTGAGCAGGGTGGCCCAGCGATCGGTCGTGGCCGACTCCAGGTAGTCCTGGTAGCGGGTCAGCGAATAGTCCGGTGGGAAATGCAGCAGCTCTACGCTCTTGCGATTCTCCAGGGCCATGCCCAGGGGCAGGAACAGATACCAGCTGTAGTTCCAGTGACCGTCGCTGTTGAGCTGGCTGGCGCCCTTGTACGCCAGGTCCCCGGCATCCAGCAGGGCGCTCAGGGGTTTGTCATAGCCGGCCGGAACGCCGGTGATGGAGGCCAGCACCTTGTCGCCCTCGGTCTTGACGCTGACCTTGGCGCCGGCATACCCGTCGCGCTGCACGCTTTGGGTCAGGTAGTGGGCCACCGTCTGCTCCAGGCTCCAGTTGCGATAGCAGATGACGTTGCAGTTGTTGGGGTAGGCGAACAGCCGAGTGACTCGCTGGGGGCTGCCCAGGTCGACTGTGACATCGGCCTGGGCCGTGGCGCAGAGGGCGGTAGTGGCCAGGGCGAGGGCCAGTCCTGCAGTCTTGAACATGCTCAGATCCTTTTCAGCGTGAACCCCCAAAAGGGGCAAAACAGGTTGCAGAGGTCGCGAAGTTCCCTGCCTTCAAGCGCAGCCGATCGCTCAGGGCGGATACAGCGAGGTCAGCGGAAAGCCAGGATAGTACAAATGGCAAAACACGCAGAGCAGGACCATCAGCGGCAGGAAGACCATCTGCAGCGGGCTCCAGTGCGCCCAATGCAAGGCCGTCAGCCATGGATGGCTGGCGCTCAGTTGCGGGTCGATACGGCCTACTCGCTGGGACTGCAGCAGATTGAGCAGGATCATGCCCAGGTAGGTGAGTAGGCCCAGCGTGCCCTGGATCGCACCGAACAGGGCAAGGAGCGCCAGCTGGGGAAGGCCGTGGCGCAGCACCAGCCACTTGCCCTCGGGGTCGAAGGCCTTTGGAATCCAGCGCTCGCTGAGCCACAGGTCCTGCACGATCACATGGGGAGCCAGGCGTATCCAGCGGCTCATGAACAGCAAGCCGATCCAGACCGGAACCCAGCCCAGCGCCGCCGCGAGCATGATGCTAAAGCCCGGCGAGTAATGGTTCTGCCCGAGGAAATACAAGGCCAGTGCCAAGCTGGTGCCGGCCCAGAGCCTGGTCCATGACTGCTCGGCGACGGGGCGTTGCAGGTAGCGCAGCCAGTAGTACACGTCCGGTTGCGGCAGCCGCTCGAGCAGCGCCGGGTAGCGCAGCGAGAGCATTTGCGCCAGGCGGTGGAAGGCTTGCCAATGATGCTGGTCGGTGTTGCGCAGGAGCTGTTGTTGCTGCCTGGCGCTCATGGGCTTGAGCAGCAGGTGGGCCGCGAGGATGTCGGGCTCCCAGATTCGTTCATCTTCGCTCTTGAGCTGCTGGAGCCGATAGAAACTCTCCTGCTGGCGGCGCTGCATCAGGCTTTCCCAGGCTTCGGCGGGTTCCGGATGCACGCCGTTCTTGTCGTCCCAGTGCAACAGTTGGCATACCTGTTCCAGTAGCGCCAGGCTCCACGAGTGGTCGTTGAGCAATTGCAGTACCTGGCTTTGCCACCTCTGGCGCTGATCGAACACCTGCAGCCAGGGTTCTTTGTCATAGGCGGCCAGTTGCTGGAGGAAGGCCCGGTCGTCCTCGACCTCCAGGTGGGCTTGCAGGCTCTTGCAGTAGTGCTGCAGCAGGGTCTGCGCCAGGGTTTGCTGTTGCCCGGCGCTCATCGGTACCTGCTGCCAGGGCGTCAGCCATTGCAGGTGTTCCACGGCCCACGAGGCGATGGCGACACGGACCTGGGGGCGCTCGAAGCAATGCTGCAACAGGCCGGCCTCGAAGCCTGGCGCACAATCTGAAAGCCGGGCTTGCTGCCAGCGCTGCGTGAGGTTCTCCGGCGTCAGGCCCTGCAGCAGCCGGCGCTGGGGCTGATCGACTGTCCTGGCTTCGGGAGCTGGGGAGTCGATGTCCAGCAGCCGTGACCATTCTCGCAGGTTCTGCGGTTCGGCCTGGACGGCCAGCAATGGCGAAGGCGCCTGTATGCCAGCGGCTGGCTCCTGGCGCTGGCGAGCGTGGGAGCGGGCTTGTTCGTAGGCTTCACGCAGGCGCTGGAAGCCCTCGGCATCCTCCTCCGGGCGCAGGGTCTTGAGACACCGGGCATAGCTGCGCTTGATCGTGCGCTCATCGGCGTCTTCCGGCAGTTGCAGTAGCGACCAACAGTCCATGTCGCGGCTCCCTCAGTGCCAGTGGCCGTGTTCCAGGCGTTGCAATTGTTCGTTGAGCTGGCTGCGCACCTCACGAATCCGGCGTTCATCCTGGGTCTCCAGCACTTGCTGGAACTGCCCGGCCCAGTAACCGATCTGCTCGCGTAGATCCCCCAGGCTTTCCTGGTAGAGGCGTTCCAGGCGGGCACTGAGCAGGGTGTTGACCTGTTGATCCCGGGGATGGATTTTCAATTGCGCCAGGGCCTGCAAGCGCTCCTGGATTTCTTCCGGGCTCAGCACCCCGGGGTTGTTCTCGATCACCAGGCAATGACTTTCCCCGGTCAGGGGAATGGTGACCTGGGCCTCCAGCAAGCCGTTGATGTCATAGGTGAAGCGTACGTCCAGCGACACTTCCCCCGCCGGGCGCTTGGGCACATTCATTTCCAGCTGGCCCAGGGCGACGTTGTCGCGGACCAGGCGGCTTTCGCCCTGGAAGATCTTCAGCAGCACCTGTTCCTGGTTGTCGTGCAGGGTATGCACGGTCTTGACCCGGCTGACCGGCACCACGCTGTTGCGCTCGATGATCGGCAAGTAGTGCCCGGTCTCGATCTGCTTGCCGTATTGCTGGGAGGTCTCGATGCCCAGGGTGTAGGAGCAGACGTCGGTCAGCACCACTTCTTCGAGCGCCGCTGCACGCGCCTTGAGCGCAGCCTGCACCGCGGCGCCCTGGGCGACGACCTGGTCCGGGTCGAGGGTGATCGAGGGAAAGCGGCCGAATAGCCCGGCGGCCAGCTTGCGCACCAGCGGCATGCGGGTCGCGCCGCCCACCAGCAGGATCTCATCCAGGTCGCTGACGCGGATCCGGGCATCGCGCAGGGCCCGCTCGATAGGCGCTCGCAGGCGTTCCAGCAGCGGTGCATAGAGTTGCGCCAACTGCGCCTGGGTGATGACCTGGCTCCACTCTCGACCATCCAGGCGCAAGGTGAATTCGGCGCTGCTGTCCTGGCCCAGGGCGCGGCGGACTCGCTCAGCCTCGCGACGCAAGGGCTGGAGTACCTCGTGGCGTTCGGGAAAGCCCGGGGCCTGGGCGTGCTGTTCGAGAAAATGCTCCAGCAGCAGGCTGTCGAAATCTTCGCCGCCAAGGAAGTTGTCCCCGGCGCTGGCGCGCACTTCCATGACGCCATCGAACAGCTCCAGGATCGAAACGTCGAACGTGCCGCCGCCCAGGTCGAAGACCAGGAACGAGGTTTCCTTGTCACGCTGGTGCAGGCCGTAGGCCAGGGCGGCGGCGGTGGGTTCGTTGATCAGTTTCTCCACCTTCAGCCCTGCCAGTTCGCCAGCGATCCGCGTGGCCTTGCGCTGGGCATCGCTGAAGTAGGCCGGAACGCTGATCACGGCTTCGACCACCGGCTCGCCATAGGCGCGTTCGACATCCTCCTTGAGGCTCTTGAGGACCAGCGCAGACAGTTCTTCCGGCCGCCATGAGCGCTCGCCCAGGCGCACTTCGGTGGCGCTGCCCATGTAGCGCTTGAACAGGGCCGTGGTCAGGTGCGGGTGGGTATGCAGGCGTTCCCTGGCGGCTTGTCCCACCAGGACCCGGCCTTCGTCGTCCAGGCCGACCACGCTGGGTGTCAGTAACTGGCCCAGGGCGTTGGGCACCAGCTCGCTGGATGTTTCGCGCCAGACCGCGACCAGGCTGTTGGTGGTTCCCAGGTCGATGCCTACGATCATGACGACGCACTCCCTTGTTGGCGCAAAACGTGTGAAACAGATAAGTGGCGCGCAGGATATTACCCGGCAGGGGAAGGGGTAAAGCGAATGATGTCACATGGCTATTATTGGCGCTAAAGGTCGGCGCTAAAGACTGTCGAGTCCGCCAGGTTGTGCAGGGCGCACAACCTGGGGGCTCCAGGCTGGCGCTTCCGAGCGGAGCGCCAGCCTGGCCTGGTCAGGCCTTGAAGTGCAGGGCGTTGGTCAGGTCGCCCATGGGCTTCTGGCCACGGGCGATCATGGCGTCGTCACGTTCCTTGATGCCATCCAGGGTTTCTAGCTGGAAGACCCGGGTGATCAGGCGCAGGATCGAGGCGGTGTCGTAGACCGTGTGGTCCACTGTGCCCTTGCGGGCGAACGGCGATACCACCAGCGCCGGAATCCGGGTACCCGGGCCCCAGCGGTCGCCCTGGGGCGGTGCCACGTGGTCCCACCAGCCGCCGTTCTCGTCGACGGTGACGATCACCACCATGTTTTTCCACTGCGGGCTCTCGCGCAGCACTTTCAGCGCCCGGTCGATATGTCGATCGCCGGCGGCGACATCGGCATAACCGGCGTGCAGGTTGAGGTTGCCCTGGGGTTTGTAGAAGGTCACTGCCGGCAGCTTGCCGGCCTCGGCGTCGGCGAAGAACTTGTTGGTGCTCGCCTCATCGCCCAGGCCACCGTCACGCAGGCGCTTGGCCCGTTCGCCGGGGTTCTCCGGCCCCTGGCGCAGGAAGTAGTTGAACGGCTGGTGGTGGTACTGGAAGTTGGGGATCTTGGGAATCCCGCTGGAGTCCTTGAACTGGTCGATGGTGGCCTGCCAGGCGCCGCCGTACCAGGCCCAGTCGACATTCTTCTTCGACAGCTTGTCGCCGATATGCTCGTGGGTCTGGGGCACCAGCACGCTGGGCAGGTCGGGTTTGGCGTAGTCCGGGCGTTCAGGGTCGCGGATCCAGGTCGGCCAGTAGGGCGGGGCCATGGTATTGACCGCGTAGCCATCCGGAGTGAGTGCGCTGGGTCCGAATTGCGGCGCACCGTCCATGGCACTGGCCGGGGATTTCTCCAGGGGCTTGAGGCGAGTGCCCTTGGGGTCATCGCCTTGTACGGAGGCAATCTGCGACTTGGCCACCGAATTGGCAGCGTCCGGGTAGAACGGCACCTTGGCGCTGATCAGGTACTGGTGGTTGAGGAACGAGCCGCCAAAGGCGCCCTGGAAGAAGTTGTCGCAGAGCACGAACTCCCGGGCCACGTCCCACAGGCGCAGGGAGTAGCGAGTCTGGGCATAGTGACCCATGGTCAGGGCCCCGGAGTCGGCCCAGGCCACGAAACCATCGTTCTTGCCACCGTTGATCTGCATCTGGTTCTGGTAGAACACGTGCCACAGGTCGCGAGTCACCAGGCCCAGGGGCAGGTCTTCGCCATTGGGGCCCTTGAGGGCGAACGGCGCGTTGGGCAGGTTTTCCTGGAACTGGGTTTCCACCGGGTAGGTGACGCCATCCACTGTTTGCGGACCCACCTGCAAGATACCGCCCCAGATCGGCGGCAATTTACTCAGCAGGCTGCCATCACGGTCACGTTGCTGGTAGGCCTCGGGCTTGAGCGCCGACAGCGGTTGTTCCACACCCGGGAAGTTGGCGAACAGGTTATTGAAGCTGCGGTTCTCGGCGAAGACCACTACCACGTTCTTCACTTGCTCGCGCAGGGCCTTGTCCAGCTCAACGGGAGACAGTGGGCGCTCGTCCGGTTTGTTCCCGGGCTCGCCGGCCTTGCCGCAGGCACTCAGGGTGGCACCGACCCCCAGAACCGCGACGCCGCCTAGGAAGCGGCGGCGGCTGGTGTCTGTGGGTTGGTCGGTGGCAGGCTCTGCCGTGTCACGCAGGTCGGTATCGTCGCTCATGGAGGCTCCTTGCTCGTCTCTCTTAGAAATAGTTACAAAGTATTTCGGTCGCACGGTAACAACCGAATGTGACGCAAAGACTACAGGAATACTTTCCTGGAACAGCATGGCCAGCCGAGAAAAGTCTCAAGCCCGGGCCTTAGCGCAGGTTATCCACAGGCCGCCACTGCAAGCGGCGCCCCGTGGACAACTGGGCCTGTGCCTCAGGGCGTCATCGGTGGCAGATAGGCCAGGGTGCTGCCCAGGGCCCAGAGCAGTACCAGCACCAGGGGGGCATGCACCAGCAACTGGACGAAGGAAAAACCGATCAGGTCCCGTGCCTTCAAGCCCAGGACTCCCAGCAGCGGCAGCATGTAGAAGGGGTTGATCAGGTTCGGCAGGGCCTCGGCGGCGTTGTAGATCTGCACCGCCCAGCCCAGGTGGTATTGCAGGTCATTGGCCACTTGCATCACGTAGGGCGCCTCGATGATCCACTTGCCGCCGCCGGAGGGGATGAAGAAGCCCAGTACCGCCGAGTACAGGCCCATCAGCAGGGCATAGGTATCGTGGGAGGCGATCTGCACGAAGAAGGTCGAGATATGGTGGGCCAGGGTCTGGCCGTCCACGCCCTTGACCACGGTCATCAGGGCTGCGATGGAACCGTACAGCGGGAACTGGATCAGCACTCCGGTGGTGGTCGGCACGGCCCGGGCCACGGCGTCCAGGAAGCTGCGCGGGCGCCAGTGCAACAGGGCCCCGGCCATCAGGAACAGGAAATTGTAGGTGTTGAGCCCGGAAATGGCCGTGATCGCAGGTTTGGTGGCGAACTCGTGATACAGCCAGCCGGCAGCCAGCAGCGCCAGGACAATGGTCAGCAACGGGCTGTACTCCAGCCACTCGCCTGGGCGGCTGCGGGGCTGTGGCTTGGGCATGCTGAAGCCTGGATCGACGCCACAGGCCTGGGCATCCCGGGCACTGTTGGGGCCCGGGGCAGTGGCGTAGGCAACCACCAGCGAGACCACGATCAGGGCCAGCAGCAAGACTCCCGACTGCCAGAGAAAGATGGTCTGGGTGAAGGGGATCACGCCCGTGATGGCCAGGATCGAGGGGGGCAGGCTGCCAGGGTTGGCTTGCAATTGCGCCGCCGAGGACGACAGGCCCAGAGCCCAGACCGCACCCAGGCCCAGGTAGGCGGCCGCTCCGGCGGCGCGGTAGTCCATGCGCAATTCGGTGCGCCTTGCCAGGGCCCGGACCAGCAGGCCGCCGAACACCAGCGACAGGCCCCAGTTGAGCAGCGACGCCAGCATCGAGATCAGCGCTACCCAGGCCACTGCGGAGCGCCCGTTGCCTGGAACATGCGCCAGCTTGTCGATCAGCTTCACCGCCGGCGGCGAGCTGGCTACCACATAACCGCCAATGACCACGAAGGCCATTTGCATGGTGAAGGGAATCAGGCTCCAGAAGCCATCGCCGAAGGCCATGGCGGTATCGGTGGGCTTGGCGCCCATGGCCAGGGTGGCCAGGGCGACGATGATCACCGCCAGCGCGGCGAACACCCAGGAATCGGGAAACCAGCGTTCGGCCCAGTTGGAGCAGCCCAGGGCGAAGCGGGCAGAGCGGCTATCTTGAATATCGGCGGCCACGAAAGTACCTCGGATTTCTTATGTTTATAAGGAGGTCGGCCGCCCCGGACAGGAGCGGTCGAGAACTGTGCAAGAATGCGGCAATTGCCACGGACTGCAAAGGACTGAACCGCTATGTCATTTTCCCCTGAAGAACGCGCTGCACTGCTCAAGGTCAAGGGTGTCGGGCCTACCGTCGTCGGTCGGCTGGAGCAGTTGGGCATCGTTTCCCTGGCGC
It contains:
- a CDS encoding acid phosphatase, which encodes MSDDTDLRDTAEPATDQPTDTSRRRFLGGVAVLGVGATLSACGKAGEPGNKPDERPLSPVELDKALREQVKNVVVVFAENRSFNNLFANFPGVEQPLSALKPEAYQQRDRDGSLLSKLPPIWGGILQVGPQTVDGVTYPVETQFQENLPNAPFALKGPNGEDLPLGLVTRDLWHVFYQNQMQINGGKNDGFVAWADSGALTMGHYAQTRYSLRLWDVAREFVLCDNFFQGAFGGSFLNHQYLISAKVPFYPDAANSVAKSQIASVQGDDPKGTRLKPLEKSPASAMDGAPQFGPSALTPDGYAVNTMAPPYWPTWIRDPERPDYAKPDLPSVLVPQTHEHIGDKLSKKNVDWAWYGGAWQATIDQFKDSSGIPKIPNFQYHHQPFNYFLRQGPENPGERAKRLRDGGLGDEASTNKFFADAEAGKLPAVTFYKPQGNLNLHAGYADVAAGDRHIDRALKVLRESPQWKNMVVIVTVDENGGWWDHVAPPQGDRWGPGTRIPALVVSPFARKGTVDHTVYDTASILRLITRVFQLETLDGIKERDDAMIARGQKPMGDLTNALHFKA
- a CDS encoding short-chain fatty acid transporter, translated to MAADIQDSRSARFALGCSNWAERWFPDSWVFAALAVIIVALATLAMGAKPTDTAMAFGDGFWSLIPFTMQMAFVVIGGYVVASSPPAVKLIDKLAHVPGNGRSAVAWVALISMLASLLNWGLSLVFGGLLVRALARRTELRMDYRAAGAAAYLGLGAVWALGLSSSAAQLQANPGSLPPSILAITGVIPFTQTIFLWQSGVLLLALIVVSLVVAYATAPGPNSARDAQACGVDPGFSMPKPQPRSRPGEWLEYSPLLTIVLALLAAGWLYHEFATKPAITAISGLNTYNFLFLMAGALLHWRPRSFLDAVARAVPTTTGVLIQFPLYGSIAALMTVVKGVDGQTLAHHISTFFVQIASHDTYALLMGLYSAVLGFFIPSGGGKWIIEAPYVMQVANDLQYHLGWAVQIYNAAEALPNLINPFYMLPLLGVLGLKARDLIGFSFVQLLVHAPLVLVLLWALGSTLAYLPPMTP